The following DNA comes from Candidatus Binatus sp..
TCACGTCATTGAACAGCTTGAAGTTCGCGTCGGGCGTGCCAGCGGCCTTGGCGGCTTGGTTGATCTTGTGCATCATCGGGTCGGCCTCGGGCCCGAGCGCTTCCAGCTTGTGCGCCCTGGCCAGGAGCATCGCGGCCCGGACGCCCTGATCGTAGGTATTGATGGCGTCGGCGTACTTTTTGTCCTGCACCTGCTGGTCGCCGATTTTTTCGATGATCGGGATTGCATCGCCGAGCGCGTGCACCGCCTTTTGACGGGCCGCCGGAATCCTGGTGGTGAAGATGATGTCCTTGAGATTGCGGACGCCGTCGGCGACCTTGCCCGCCTTGATGTCATCGAGCGACTTGCCCGAAGAATTCGCCATGTTCTCGAGCTGCTTGTAGAGCCGCGCCTTGTCGAGGAGTTTCTGATCGGTGGAATCGAGCGCCGAGGCTGCCTCGTACTCGCGCGCGGCGCCTTCGTCATCGCCGAGCGCTTCATCTATATGCGCGAGAGACTTGTGCGCGTCGAGGCTGGTGGGGTCGGCTTTTATCGACCGCTCGAGTTCTTTTTTGGCGCCTTCGAGATCGCGCTTTTCGAACAGATCTTCAGCTTTGTATAGATGTTTCTTCGCCTCGGACTGGCATCCGCTGACGAACGGGATGGCCAGCAGGATGGGCAGTACGAGCGCGCGCACGATAGCTGTTCGCATCGGAATATTCCTCTCAGGGTTTGGCAAAATCGGGATGAGTCTGCAAGCAATGGCGCAGAATTGTCAAGGCGAAATGCAACGGGCGTGCGTCGGCAGATGGCTGGCGGAAATTGCCGCGCGGCTCAGTCCGCGGGCATCGGGAGCGGGAAATGCACCCGCTCCTTGGCGACGCTGAGCAACTCGACCTCGGCGCCCGAGCGGGCGAACGCACCGATAATTTCCTCGACCAGCCATTCGGGAGAGGAAGCACTCGCGGTCAGGCCGAGGGCGCGCACACCGGCGAGCATCGCGGGCTCGACGTCGGCGATCGAATCGACCAGGAACGCGCGCGCCCCGCGCATTCGCGCGACCTCGACCAGCCGATTCGCATTTGAACTCTGCTTCGAGCCGACCACCAGGACCGCATCGCTGACCTGCACCAGTTCCTTGACCGCGTTCTGGCGGTTCTGGGTCGCGTAGCAGATGTCGTCGGTCCTGGGTTCCTGCATCGAGGGGAACCGTTGCTTGAGCGCTTCCATGATCTCGCGGGTGTCGTCAACGCTGAGCGTGGTCTGCGTGACAGCCGCGATGCGCTCGGGATTCTCGACTTTGACGGTGCGCGCCTCGCTCACGCTGCCGACCAGCACCACCTTGCCGGGCGCGACGCCCAGCGTGCCCTTCACTTCCTCGTGGCCGGCGTGGCCGATGAGGATCACGGTGCGGCCCTCGTCGTCGTATTTCTGGACTTCGAGATGGACCTTGGTAACGAGCGGGCAGGTGGCATCGATAACGCGCAGAGCGCGATCCTTGGCGCGATCCCATTCGCTGGGCGCGACCCCATGAGCGCTGAAGATCACGCGCTGGCCGGCGGGAACCTTGTCGAGGCTCTCGACAAAAATCGCGCCTTCGCGTTCTAGCGCTTCGAGGACGAAACGGTTGTGGACGATCTGATGGCGCACGTAGAGCGGGCGGCCGTAGGAGCGCAGCGCGCTGCGGACCGCCTCGACCGCGCGATCGACGCCGGCGCAGAAGCCGCGCGGCTCAGCCAGGATGATTTTTTCGACCGATGTTTCGCCCAACGCCATCTTATGTTTGTAACTGGTAACTGTCCGCCCGGTCAATAATGGGGGTGCTGAGGCGCTTATTCGCGCGCGGCCTATTCAAGCGCCGGCGGATGCGAGGTTTGGCAGCCGATCCATACCTCGCCGCCCTCGAAATGCTCTTTTTTCCAAATCGGGACGATTTCTTTCAGGCGGTCGATCGCGAACCTGCAAGCCTCGAACGCCTCTGCGCGATGCGCCGCCGAGACCGCAATCGCCACCGATGTCTCTCCTATTTCGACGACGCCGATGCGATGCGAGATCGCGATGCGCACGATTTTCCATCGCGCGCCGGCCTCGGCCGCGAGCTTGCGCATCTCGGATAGCGCCATCGGCTCGTAGGCTTCGTACTCGAGGCGAATCACGACCCGGCCTGCGTTGTCGCGGCGAGTGGAACCGGCGAACGATACGATTGCACCGGCCGCAGGGTCGGCAACTTCGCGTTCCAGCGCGGCTAAGTCGATCGGATGGCGGCCGATGGTGATTTTGCCGACGTAGGCCGGCGTATCCGTGCCGCCGCTGACGGGTGGAATGAAGGCAATCTCGTCGCCCATCCGCGGCTTGAAGCTGCCGTCCACATATTCCTGGTTGACGGCGAAGCCCACAGAGTTGTGATGCCCGCCGAGCGCGGGAAATTCGCCGACCAGATGTCTCCAGATCTCGCCGACGGTGGTGCCGTCTGGGAACTCGCGCGTCAGCTCGGTCGTATGCGCCCGCTCGCGAAGCGTCGCGAACAGTTTGATCGTGAACTTGTTCACTGGTTCATAGACTCAGCAGATAAGCGATGTGCCCGAGCTCGGGGATCAGCAGCTTCTCCATCGCCAGCCGGCACGCGTCGGGGGAACCGGGAATCGCGGCCACGAACTTGCCATGGCGCACTCCGGCAACAGCGCCGCTCATCATCGCGGCGGCTCCGATTTCCTGAAACGAAAGCATCCGGAACAGTTCGCCGAAGCCTGCGAGCTCCTTGTCGATTACCGACTTCACGACTTCGGCGGTGCCGTCGCGCGCGGTAATACCGGTGCCGCCGTTGACGATAATCGCGTCGAGATTGGGCAAATTATTGACCAGCGCGGCGGAAATCTTCTCACCGTCATCGGGCATGATTTCGTAGTAGGCCACCAGGTGACCGGCTGCCTCGAGCAAAGTGCGGATGAGCTTGCCGCTCTCGTCAGTTTCCGGGCTGCGCGAATCGCTGGCGGTGATGACGCCGACCTTGAGATTTACGCGCGCGTGTTTCTGGTGATCGTGGACCGACATGCGGATTAGGATTACACAATCCCCGGTGGCA
Coding sequences within:
- the ispH gene encoding 4-hydroxy-3-methylbut-2-enyl diphosphate reductase; translated protein: MGETSVEKIILAEPRGFCAGVDRAVEAVRSALRSYGRPLYVRHQIVHNRFVLEALEREGAIFVESLDKVPAGQRVIFSAHGVAPSEWDRAKDRALRVIDATCPLVTKVHLEVQKYDDEGRTVILIGHAGHEEVKGTLGVAPGKVVLVGSVSEARTVKVENPERIAAVTQTTLSVDDTREIMEALKQRFPSMQEPRTDDICYATQNRQNAVKELVQVSDAVLVVGSKQSSNANRLVEVARMRGARAFLVDSIADVEPAMLAGVRALGLTASASSPEWLVEEIIGAFARSGAEVELLSVAKERVHFPLPMPAD
- a CDS encoding molybdenum cofactor biosynthesis protein B, which translates into the protein MSVHDHQKHARVNLKVGVITASDSRSPETDESGKLIRTLLEAAGHLVAYYEIMPDDGEKISAALVNNLPNLDAIIVNGGTGITARDGTAEVVKSVIDKELAGFGELFRMLSFQEIGAAAMMSGAVAGVRHGKFVAAIPGSPDACRLAMEKLLIPELGHIAYLLSL
- the moaD gene encoding molybdopterin converting factor subunit 1, whose amino-acid sequence is MNKFTIKLFATLRERAHTTELTREFPDGTTVGEIWRHLVGEFPALGGHHNSVGFAVNQEYVDGSFKPRMGDEIAFIPPVSGGTDTPAYVGKITIGRHPIDLAALEREVADPAAGAIVSFAGSTRRDNAGRVVIRLEYEAYEPMALSEMRKLAAEAGARWKIVRIAISHRIGVVEIGETSVAIAVSAAHRAEAFEACRFAIDRLKEIVPIWKKEHFEGGEVWIGCQTSHPPALE